From Streptomyces yatensis, one genomic window encodes:
- a CDS encoding alpha/beta hydrolase — translation MARTHPPLDPELAAALTVVHEHLSPTITAEDIEELRANPIFAVPDEALTRNGTLQLQNLSVPGPAGAPEVSLLVLKPVGLAAGAPILYYMHGGGMIIGNNRTVAGGVLDWAVDIGAIVVSVEYRLAPEHPDPAPIEDCYAGLLGTHRLATEIGGDPNRIVVTGASAGGGFAAGVALLARDRGGPQLLGQLLMCPMLDDRFLTPSSQELDGEGLWDTTSNMTGWNALLGEHRGGSDVSIYTAPARATDLTGLPSSFIDVGSVETFRDEDIDYAARLLQAGVQTELHVWPGGFHGFDGIAPQAALSQTASATRSAWLRRLLAAG, via the coding sequence ATGGCCAGGACGCACCCACCGCTCGACCCTGAGCTCGCCGCAGCGCTGACGGTCGTACACGAACACCTATCACCGACCATTACCGCCGAGGACATCGAGGAACTGCGAGCCAACCCCATATTCGCGGTCCCGGACGAGGCCCTGACGCGCAACGGGACGCTCCAACTGCAGAACTTGTCCGTACCCGGCCCGGCGGGCGCTCCGGAGGTTTCGCTCCTCGTCCTCAAGCCGGTGGGTCTGGCGGCAGGAGCGCCCATCCTCTACTACATGCACGGCGGCGGCATGATCATCGGCAACAACCGCACCGTAGCCGGCGGCGTGCTGGACTGGGCCGTCGACATCGGCGCCATCGTGGTGTCGGTGGAGTACCGCCTGGCACCGGAGCACCCCGACCCGGCGCCGATCGAGGACTGCTACGCGGGTCTGCTGGGCACCCATAGACTCGCCACGGAGATAGGCGGTGACCCGAACCGCATCGTCGTCACCGGGGCGAGCGCCGGCGGCGGGTTCGCGGCCGGCGTGGCGCTTCTCGCACGCGACCGCGGTGGCCCTCAGCTGCTGGGTCAGTTGCTCATGTGCCCGATGCTCGACGACCGGTTCCTCACACCGAGCAGCCAGGAACTGGACGGCGAGGGCCTCTGGGACACCACCAGCAACATGACCGGATGGAACGCGTTGCTCGGCGAACACAGAGGTGGCAGCGACGTCAGCATCTACACGGCGCCTGCGAGGGCGACCGACCTGACTGGCTTGCCCAGCTCCTTCATCGACGTCGGCTCTGTCGAGACCTTCCGCGACGAGGACATTGACTACGCCGCTCGGCTGCTGCAGGCCGGTGTCCAGACCGAGTTGCACGTCTGGCCGGGCGGTTTCCACGGGTTCGACGGCATCGCGCCACAAGCTGCGCTGTCGCAGACCGCATCGGCGACCCGCAGCGCCTGGCTCAGGCGACTCTTGGCCGCGGGCTGA
- a CDS encoding LLM class flavin-dependent oxidoreductase — translation MTAPAQVAYDDVLRVWHEADGIPQIEHAWLFDHLMPLGGDPNGPTFEGWTLLSALAAQTERLRLGVMVTSNRFRPPAMLAKISATVDAVSGGRLEFGIGAGSRTDVPLARREYTAHGLPFHDAAHAVGSLAEACTIIRRLWTETAPFDFHGEYHQMTGAFCSPKPVQHPRPPILVGGQATRTLRVVAEHADRWNMPGGTIDKAIERSATLDRLCEETGRNPAEITRSIVLPVSYDRPQHTRHTIRAALDGGFSHIVLGLGAPYPTGVARWVADTIIAPLSDKITAP, via the coding sequence ATGACCGCCCCCGCGCAGGTCGCCTACGACGACGTCCTGCGGGTCTGGCATGAGGCGGACGGCATCCCTCAGATCGAGCACGCCTGGCTGTTCGACCACCTCATGCCGCTCGGCGGCGACCCGAACGGGCCCACCTTCGAGGGCTGGACACTGCTGTCCGCTCTCGCGGCCCAAACCGAGCGGTTGCGGCTCGGGGTGATGGTCACCAGCAACAGGTTCCGCCCACCGGCCATGCTGGCCAAGATCTCCGCCACTGTCGATGCCGTCTCCGGCGGCCGGCTCGAGTTCGGTATCGGCGCGGGCTCTCGCACCGACGTGCCACTGGCCCGGCGTGAGTACACAGCTCACGGCCTTCCCTTCCACGATGCCGCCCACGCGGTCGGAAGCCTCGCCGAGGCGTGCACGATCATCCGCAGACTATGGACCGAAACCGCACCATTCGACTTCCACGGCGAGTACCACCAGATGACGGGCGCGTTCTGCAGTCCCAAACCCGTCCAGCATCCCCGCCCCCCGATCCTGGTCGGCGGTCAGGCCACCCGGACGCTGCGCGTGGTTGCCGAGCATGCGGACCGGTGGAACATGCCCGGAGGCACCATCGACAAGGCGATCGAGCGCAGCGCCACCCTCGACCGGCTGTGCGAGGAGACCGGCCGTAACCCGGCTGAGATCACCCGATCCATCGTCCTGCCCGTCTCCTACGATCGCCCTCAGCACACCCGCCACACCATCCGCGCGGCGCTCGATGGCGGGTTCAGCCACATCGTGCTCGGACTGGGCGCGCCCTACCCGACCGGCGTCGCACGCTGGGTTGCCGACACCATCATCGCCCCCCTCTCCGACAAGATCACCGCCCCCTGA
- a CDS encoding alpha/beta hydrolase family protein, producing MSGTTSADGGNAFTASVISVSPIALPAPDRGQDVQVRVTAPTTGHNLPVVVLSHGMTLTMDDYAPLVGFWAARGFVVIQPTHLDSLGLAPDDPRTPLIWRIRTDDLARVLDQLDTLEAAVPGLAGRIDHDRIAVAGHSWGAQTASTLAGARVVGADGTPGESMAEPRVSAAVLLCLPGTGGADLSPLATQYFPFMNPDFAELKTPSLMVAGDADQSPLTVRGPDWFTDGYRLSPGATDLLTLFGAEHGLGGIQGANDTRTTDESPERVALVQHATLAYLRTALGLDNDAWPTARRTLAAAADPLGSIDSK from the coding sequence ATGAGCGGCACCACGTCAGCGGACGGCGGCAACGCCTTCACCGCCTCAGTCATCTCTGTCAGCCCGATCGCGCTGCCCGCCCCGGACCGCGGCCAGGACGTGCAGGTGCGGGTCACAGCGCCCACGACCGGCCACAACCTGCCCGTCGTCGTCCTCTCGCACGGCATGACCCTGACCATGGACGATTACGCACCTCTGGTCGGCTTCTGGGCCGCCCGCGGCTTCGTCGTCATCCAGCCCACACATCTCGACTCCCTCGGCCTCGCCCCCGACGACCCGCGCACCCCGCTCATCTGGCGCATCCGCACCGACGACCTCGCTCGCGTCCTGGACCAGCTCGACACACTTGAAGCCGCCGTGCCCGGGCTGGCCGGCCGCATCGACCACGACCGCATTGCGGTAGCCGGACATTCCTGGGGCGCGCAGACCGCCAGCACCCTGGCGGGTGCACGGGTCGTCGGCGCCGACGGCACTCCCGGTGAGAGCATGGCCGAGCCGCGAGTCAGCGCGGCCGTGCTGCTGTGCCTGCCCGGTACCGGCGGCGCCGACCTGAGCCCGCTCGCCACCCAGTACTTCCCGTTCATGAACCCTGATTTCGCCGAGCTGAAGACACCCAGTCTTATGGTCGCCGGCGACGCGGACCAGTCTCCGCTCACGGTGCGCGGTCCGGACTGGTTCACCGACGGCTACCGCCTCAGCCCGGGCGCCACCGATCTGCTGACCCTGTTCGGCGCGGAACACGGACTCGGCGGCATCCAGGGAGCCAACGACACGCGCACCACCGACGAAAGCCCCGAGCGTGTCGCGCTCGTCCAGCACGCCACCCTGGCGTATCTGCGTACCGCACTCGGCCTGGACAACGACGCGTGGCCTACCGCCCGTCGGACTCTGGCTGCGGCCGCCGACCCGCTGGGAAGCATCGACTCGAAGTGA
- a CDS encoding TetR/AcrR family transcriptional regulator, whose translation MSAADTPPAAAGRKRADVRRNEQRLLDAAAAVFVRMGVHAPVREIAAESGLGMGTIYRHFPTRADLVVAVFRHQVDALAAAAHPAQTADAYEVLRQWVHQFADFLVTKHGLAEALHSDQAGFETLHNEFVERLLPVLDQLLKASASAGHTRADVRAYDFMLAIGNLCIGIETFPDYQARHMIDLMLAGLAQPAPAPTDDEVGNSAGNNRAC comes from the coding sequence ATGTCCGCAGCCGATACTCCGCCGGCAGCCGCAGGTCGCAAGCGAGCCGACGTCCGCCGAAACGAGCAGAGGCTCCTGGACGCAGCCGCGGCCGTGTTCGTCCGTATGGGGGTCCACGCTCCCGTACGGGAGATCGCAGCGGAATCAGGCCTCGGCATGGGCACCATCTACCGCCACTTCCCCACCCGGGCGGACTTGGTGGTCGCGGTCTTCCGCCACCAGGTTGACGCACTCGCCGCAGCCGCCCACCCGGCGCAAACTGCCGATGCCTACGAAGTCCTGCGGCAGTGGGTCCACCAATTCGCCGACTTCCTCGTCACCAAACACGGCCTCGCCGAGGCGCTGCACTCGGACCAAGCCGGATTCGAGACCCTGCACAACGAGTTCGTCGAACGCCTGCTACCCGTGCTCGACCAACTGCTGAAAGCGTCCGCCTCCGCTGGCCACACACGCGCCGACGTACGGGCCTACGACTTCATGCTCGCCATCGGCAACCTGTGCATCGGAATCGAGACCTTCCCCGACTACCAGGCCCGCCACATGATCGACCTGATGCTCGCCGGCCTTGCCCAGCCCGCCCCGGCACCGACAGACGATGAGGTCGGCAACTCGGCCGGAAACAACCGAGCTTGTTGA